Genomic segment of Nostoc sp. GT001:
CGAATTTTGTAACTAGAAGTATGGTTTTGTTTTTGTTTCTTGAGTTGGGTAGTTGCTATTTGAACTTCTTTTTCAGAACGTCCTCGGAATAGAGAATAATATTCACTAATGCACTCAACCCATTGTCCCCAAACATAAGCATAGGCAATCCCTGCATTAAAAGGATCATATCTAACATCGACTGAAGTATTTTCTATTTCTGGGTCACGAAAGGTATTTGACCAGTAGTATTTCTGCTCAACTTTGACTCCTTTTCCTGGCTGCACTTTCGCTCTACTCTTGTTAGTAGTAGGCAAAGTTAGGATGCGAAAATTTTCGTCATAGGGAATACGACGATGGTTACGACTACCATATTGAGCAATTCCTGCACTAAAGACTTCTCGTGGACTCTGCCCTTCTAAACTTGGATGTTCAATGATGTCATAAATAGAGTAAGCCCATTCACACAGATATAAGTATAACCATCCCAAAGTCCACAGTGATAAATTCTTGGGACTGACTGATTTAGTCATCAGTCTGACTTTTTTTGTAATTTGGGTATTGCCAGCTAAATTGTAGAAAAACTGGGTGTTAGTAGTTCCAAACAAGCGTTCACACACGCTACTAAATCGAGATTTGGTAGTAGGGCGATGCTTAAGAGTACATTCAAACAAAGCCAGCAAAGTTTCAAAATAAGTGCTATAAAATTCTTTAGCGTTATCTGTGACGATAGTTTGAGGCAGCCGTCCATAACGTTTTACACATATTCGCAGCACCATCATACACGAACGATAGGAAGGAGGATCATAGCTGGCATAAACTCCTAAAATCCGCCGAGAGAATGCATCCACAAGTAATGTTATCCAAACTCTTCCAAGAACTTTTCCTGTTTTAGAGCATCTGAGTTCAATATCTGATTCGGTGTGGTCAATATGGCAAATATGGAAGGGAAAATCCCCATGACGAGGTGTTGTTACTTCTAACTCCCAATAAAAGGGTTCTAATTGATAAGCACCGCGAAGTCCTTCTCTTCTGACAGTTTGTTCGTAACCAGAACGTTTTTTAATTTCTTTGATAAAAGTTTTATAACTGGGAACTTGAAGTTCAGAAATTCCGGTTTCGACACAGAAGTGGACAAATTCGTTATAAACGGACTGTTTGCACTTTTGTTTTTTAGTTTCGTATTTTTCTGTAATAAATTTCTCTATCAATTTGAGAATATGTTGAGGTAGCTTTCGATGACGATTACCTTTTTTATTCTCAAAATGTAGTATTCCCAAGTAGCCATATCCATATTTTTGTTGTGCTTGTTTGTAAGCTGTCAACCAATTTCTTAAAGAGCGTTCTTGTGGTGTATTTGTTTTAATTGGTTGTCCATCTAAATAAGGATAAATCAAACGATAACGACGATTAGCTGCCATTAGGTCTGAAAAGCTAGCTCTTTTAAATAAATCCATTACTTGATTATCAAATTCATCCGTTTTCTGAGTACTGGATTTGGTGATTTTACCTTGTTTTACTAAATCATCAAAAGTTGTCAAAGATAATGTGACAATTTGCTGCTCTTCTGTTTGAAGTAAAACTTCTGCTTCTCCTACTAAAGTAATGGTCAGACTTTTGCCGCTATACAAAACGGCTATACCAGGGGTAAGTTCAATTCCTAGTGAGTGAATGGTATTTGTCGTTGATTTAGATAAAATGATTGCGCTATACGTTTCTTCGTATAGTTTGTCAATAAATAAAAGACATCTTTCGGCTTCTACCAATGGAAATGCTGTTAAATTTACATAGATTTCTTCATCAGCAATCAGATGATAAATGTCATCTGTACTGACCCCTTCACCATGATGAAGAAGATTTGCTAAAGTTATACCTGGTTGTGCAGATATCATTGAAAGGATGGTATTTCGAGTCGCTTTTGCCACTTCAAAAGCATCTGCTTTATAGTAATCTGCCAAAAATTCTAGATTACGATGTAGTGTCCAATTAATCTCAGCATTTGACCAAAGACGGAAAAAGAAGCCAAACTGTTGAGCATATTGTTCAGCTTGTGGGCTGTGCCACTGACTGTCATCACCTAAAATGTAACGCCGAGAGCTTTTTTGAGCTAATTGATGTAATTTCTCTTCTGGTTTACACTCTACCCATCCAACAGAGTTAGTACGGATAACAAAGAAGTCTGGGGTAATGTAAAAACCAAGATTGCGTCCTGATGCTTCTTGATAACTGAGTTTAAAAGACGGAGGTTGGTCGTAATACTCTAGAACATCTTCATCATGTTCGAGTTGGTAGATAAAAGGAAGTTCTACTTTATGAGACTCAAATTGAATGCTCAACCCCATCTTTCGACTAGGGTAACGTCCTGTAACATTGTTATGAGTGCCTCTGACACGACGGGAGGGAGTAGATGAGCGGACTTGTTGGATTTCCTGTTGTGCTTTCTCTGATAGCTTTAGACAGCAGCACCATTGGTTAAATTCATCATCACTCAGCATGGCATTTTCCTCACTATTCGACTCTCAGTATTGGGAGTATAAGAATAGTTATCGCCTAATATACATCTATATTGACTTAAATTAGATGTAAATTAACTCAATTTAATCTGGCTGATATAGGGAAGTAAAATAAGCTGAAAGTGAGCAGTAACTAATTTGTGAGTAAACGAATTAACATCACCTTACCCGATTCTGTATTAGATGATCTGGAGTGGTGGGCACAATTCCAAGGACGGCCTACCGCTAATCTTGCTGCTTTTCTGATTGAGATGTCTATCAAAGAAGCAAAGGATAAGGGGATATTTCCTGATAAAACAGACTCTAATGACAATGTTCTAAAAAAGTAAGAGTTTCCTTGAGTTATTGATTTTTATGAAAACTAACTTGGACTCACAGAAATCTTATGCTTCCAATTTGGGCTTTCGGAAAAGTTATGCTTCTAGTCACTTAAAGATAAGCGTCATCATCCAACATGAACATAAGGGTTATAGAGTTTTTCACAGAAATGTTATTGTTCCACTGGCGGAAAAGTTATCCTTCCAGTGACACTAGCTGTTGCTGTTGAGTCAAGCGCTGTTGCGGTTGCAAAATTAGTTCGCCGTTGTAGTAGGTTGCGCCTTCTGGCTCCCACAGTTCCTCTGGTTCGGCGTTGGGGTCTTCTCGAAAATCTAGGCAACTGTTACCGTCTACCCCCGTCGGATGTACGACACAGATGATGTGGGGGTTATGGGCGTAAAGGAAACAGCGATCGCACTCTGGTAATTTCGGCATAGTACCAGTGTATTGCCACAAAACAGCGATCGCTCGACTGAGTGCAACTTTTCCTCTAAGAAGTATCGAAACTGCATTACTGACCGAGGAGTAATTTTGATTTACTTTTAATAGTTACCAACTCCAAATTGTTTAAGCTGTTGTCTCAATTCATACTTGTTACCATCTGGTAAGATAGCACCTGTCAAGTCGGCATCAGTTAAATCAGTACCATTTAAGTTCGCATTTGTTAAATCGGTGTTACGCAGATCGGCATTGCTAAGGTCGGCATTGCTTAAGTCAGTATTTTTAAGAATGGCATTTTTAAGAATAGCACTTTTGAAGCAAGCACTAGGCAAAAAGCGTCCGCTCAAGTCGGCATTTTGTAAGTCAGCGCAGTATAGCAGAACTTCAGCATCAACACAACCTGATAATGTTGGTAATGCTTTCTTGATTCTTTTTATAATGCGTGAATCGGTAAGACTTAAGTTAGCGTTACTTAATTTTGCGTAACCTAATTTAGCACCCTTGAGTTTAACATTATTTAAGTTGGCATTAGTCAATTCAGCCTGTTCTAAATTCAACTCACCTATCAATCCTACGTCACTTAGAAATCGAATGATGCGTCCTTTGCGTTCTCCGTCTTTATCTAGCCTGCGTAGTATTGATAAAGTACACGCGCGCGCTGCGTCTAGTAATGCATTTAGTTTAGGGTCTTTGAAATTCGTATCTTCTTGTTTTTTAGTAATTAACAGTTTTAGTTCTTTGTCTATAAGTAGTTCTGAAATATGTTTGAAGTAAGCCAGCATCGCTTCTTCACGAGAAGTAATATCAACTTGTTGTTTTTCACTACGCTGAAATTGGTACAACACAATTGGAATCGCAAGTGTACCAGCCAGCCCTAACCAGTCCCAAAGTGTTTTACCTGATTGAAAATGCTCAGTAGTTTTTGTAAGTTTAACAATTTTTCCATCTCTAGGATTAATTACCTCTTCTACAGTTACTGATTTATTAGAGTCGGCACCGAATCCAACCCAATTCACTCGGTACAATACAGGAAGAACTGCAATAGCTCCAGCAATAGCTAGCACTATTATTAGTAGCTTACGCTTTGTGTTCCAGCCATTCAGAGGTTCTTGCACGCTCATAGTCGGTAACTCTCATGAATACACATATATTTATATTGATTCGGGTAGTACCTAATTCCTGATAAATAACTAGAACTTACGCACGCTCACAAAAATACTATCTTGTGTATTAACGGAAGTTGGTTGTTTCAAGCTTTTGACGACCAACTTCACATAGAGAGCTTTTATGGGCAATCGCCCTTAAGGCGACTTGTCAACGTTGCCGCAAATAATATTAGCGCCTACCTAAATATAGGTAAGCGCTATTGTTTTATTTCAATTCAGGGAGAAAATATAGTGAAATGAGGGGACTGATTTTTACGATTAATTAATTCCAATTTGGTTGATTACAAAGCACTGCGGCTAGTTAACGCGTTCCACAAGAAGACTGCGACAATTGCACCAAGAACTGCTACCGCGATACCGGGAATGCTAAGAGTTGAAGCTGCTAGAGTAAAGGTTCCTGTATTGAAGAATACACCCAGACTGCCACCAACAAAAGCACCGATGATTCCTAATAAGATTGTTCCGAGAATTCCGCCACCTTGATGACCGGGGTAGATAGCCTTGGCAATAGCACCAGCAATTAGACCTAAAACAATCCAAGCAAGAATATTCATTGTTTTAATTTGATAGACGTTTTTTACTGACAAATACACAATAGCAATCTAAATATTGACATTCAATCTACCAACAGAACCAACTATTAATAGCCTTGAGGATGAATACTATTACTTCTGGTGATATACCCCATAACTGAAATGGATAATCAATAAAAAAACTCCTAGTTGGTCTAAAACCAGGAGCTGATAAATTCTTTGCTTGATAATTGCAGTATATGCATTTCTAATGATTTATCTCATCTACTTTAAGAATCAAGATAAGTTTGAAAGCAGAATATTAATTTGATAAGGTAAAGCATAGCTAAACTGCCAAAAGTACGGATTTATACAAAATTAATCTAGATATTCACTGTATTCGCTTTTCCGGGATTTAGGGCAATATTTCTCCAGAATCGAGTAAATAATTGACTGTACCAGAATTTGGAGTGCTGACAACAGGTGGATGATTCACCATTAAGTGCAGTTGCGAATCTGACTTCTACCGTGCAATACAAAACTGCCCTAGACCAAAGCTAGAGAGGTTTTTGATAAAAATAAATATATAGGAGACAATTAATGTTGTCCCCAGTTAATGCATAGTGAATACCTTTATAGAACCCATTTGATATCTATACAGAAGGGCAATCGAATTTGGCTGAACTACGAGCTAAGTTACAAATTTTATAGATTGATCGTCAGGATTTTTTTCTTGCTTTTTTTGTCGCTAAACACGACTGTATTGTAGGGTAATGTATCCGTTAAGAGCGGAATTGGCAGCCTAAAACTGGGGCTTTTATGATCGAGTTCGCCTACCGTTCAATGATCCATCGTGTTGCAATTGGGACAAATTCTGCTTTGCCTTGGGCTGCTTTTTCGGCTTTCGTCGGCTTAGGTGCAAGTTGACTTCTATCNTTGGTCAGGATTTGTGGATATAGTTTTTGTAGGGCAGTGCTGATGGTGTTTGGATGATAGCCGTGGTCGAGCAGGATGGTAATTTTAGGAATATTGACAGGCTTGGCTCGAAAGTAATCTTTTGTTGTGACTCAACTGAGTTTTCACGTCATGTGGAAAAGCCAACGGAAAACCTAACNCCCCAGCCCCCTTCCCTACAAGGGAAGGGGGAGAAATCAAAGCCTCTCTCCTTGNNNGGGAGAGGTTTGGAGAGGGGTTTTCCAGATCCCGTGAAAAGTCAGGTGACTCAAGAGTTCAATTAAGCCTTGGTTATGAAAATTTTTTATATTTCAATTGCATGGATACATCGCAGTGGCGCACAGATATGCGCCACTACGCTAAAAGCTAGATTTCTGGGTCAACCAAGCGGGTAGTGGGACGGCTCTGATACAAATCTTGAACGACTTGGACAGCAGAAACTACAGCTACAAGGCTAATGACTGCAACAGGTAACAAACCTTTCCCTAAAAAGGCGATCGCTAGCAGCAGGACTGCACCCGCAAGTCGATACTGGGAACGGATTTTGCAATAACGGATCACCCCAAATCTATGGAGAATACTGACAGCTAGAGAGCATAATGCTACTGAACCGCAGATGAGCCATCGCTGGGAATCGGGTAGTGCTAAAGTTGGCTTACTCAACAAGATTTGTTCTACACCGACTCCAGCAGCAGTAATCCCAATCACTAGCGGTAAATGGGTGTAAAGCCAGAGATTAACAACACCAACTTTTCCATGTGTCCGCGCCATCTCAATAGGTTTACCACCCAGGTTATCAAAATAAACCCACCACCAACTAAAGGCGATAATTAGACCAAACACGGCGGAAATTACGGTCAAAACATCCCATTTCTGCTCAGAGACACCATTGACTACTGCAATGATTGCTTCACCCAAAACAATAATGGTGAATAGCCCGAAACGCTCCGGTAAGTGCGAGGCGTGGGGGAGTAACCCGATCTGAAACTTACGTCCTGTTAGGGGTGTAGCAAAGTCAATAACAATTCCCAGCGTCCAAAATCCGAACCGCCAAGGAATGGGTACAGATGCTGATATTAACCACAGCAAGGCTGCGATCGCAAAACCAATAGCGTAGCGAGTAGTTAAAGGACGTGCAAAGGGGATATGTCTTCCAGCACGGACGTACTCTATTACAAGCACAGCTCGACCAAGAGCATAGGAAATGGCAAAACCAGGGGAACTCTCATCCAAACCGTGGTGGATGTTAATAGCCATCGCTGCTGCTGTCAGCATTTGTAAACCAATCAGCAGTCTATGTCCCACATCATCGCTGTCAAAGCGGTTCGCATAGAATGTAGTGCCAATCCATGACCACCAAACTGGTATAAATAGAACTACAAACCCAAATAATCCTGATAGAGAAATATCCTCGTTGAGATTGTGGGCGAGTTGAGAAATTGCAACGACAAAAACTAAATCATAAAACAGTTCTAGCCAAGTGGCACGTCGTTCTTCTTCAGTGTCTTCACCAATGCGTAACCTTGGCGGTTGGAGAAAATTTGCCATAGTGCTAATTGCGAATCGCTAATTGATTTTTACCATTAGCTGTAAGCAATTGGCTATCTAGCACATCTACATGGCAGCATTGTTACAAGGCTTAGATCCTTGACTTTTAAAGAATTCAGGAATCTTGTTGTTTGCTTATTATGCAACAAACGCGATCGCATTCTGCTTTCCAAAGTTGGAAATGTAATTTCCGCCAAATTTACCTTTGAATGAGGAAAAACGTTCTCTTTTGGGCATTGTGAATCCCGCAGACTTTGAAAAAGCCGTTGTCATTGCCGCAAAGTATGTTCATTTTGTGACAAGTTAAGCAAAAACAGAATTTGTCAAGAGGAGGTAGGGAAAGTGCTATTGTTTTACGCTGAACGAGCGATCGCTATT
This window contains:
- a CDS encoding DDE-type integrase/transposase/recombinase, which gives rise to MLSDDEFNQWCCCLKLSEKAQQEIQQVRSSTPSRRVRGTHNNVTGRYPSRKMGLSIQFESHKVELPFIYQLEHDEDVLEYYDQPPSFKLSYQEASGRNLGFYITPDFFVIRTNSVGWVECKPEEKLHQLAQKSSRRYILGDDSQWHSPQAEQYAQQFGFFFRLWSNAEINWTLHRNLEFLADYYKADAFEVAKATRNTILSMISAQPGITLANLLHHGEGVSTDDIYHLIADEEIYVNLTAFPLVEAERCLLFIDKLYEETYSAIILSKSTTNTIHSLGIELTPGIAVLYSGKSLTITLVGEAEVLLQTEEQQIVTLSLTTFDDLVKQGKITKSSTQKTDEFDNQVMDLFKRASFSDLMAANRRYRLIYPYLDGQPIKTNTPQERSLRNWLTAYKQAQQKYGYGYLGILHFENKKGNRHRKLPQHILKLIEKFITEKYETKKQKCKQSVYNEFVHFCVETGISELQVPSYKTFIKEIKKRSGYEQTVRREGLRGAYQLEPFYWELEVTTPRHGDFPFHICHIDHTESDIELRCSKTGKVLGRVWITLLVDAFSRRILGVYASYDPPSYRSCMMVLRICVKRYGRLPQTIVTDNAKEFYSTYFETLLALFECTLKHRPTTKSRFSSVCERLFGTTNTQFFYNLAGNTQITKKVRLMTKSVSPKNLSLWTLGWLYLYLCEWAYSIYDIIEHPSLEGQSPREVFSAGIAQYGSRNHRRIPYDENFRILTLPTTNKSRAKVQPGKGVKVEQKYYWSNTFRDPEIENTSVDVRYDPFNAGIAYAYVWGQWVECISEYYSLFRGRSEKEVQIATTQLKKQKQNHTSSYKIRAKQLGEFIASLEGEEILLEQRLRDKQAQEVFQVIEGELPLQSPYIQSQTINEEKEQNKLNSSRESALEVNPEKLKLFKIY
- a CDS encoding pentapeptide repeat-containing protein — encoded protein: MSVQEPLNGWNTKRKLLIIVLAIAGAIAVLPVLYRVNWVGFGADSNKSVTVEEVINPRDGKIVKLTKTTEHFQSGKTLWDWLGLAGTLAIPIVLYQFQRSEKQQVDITSREEAMLAYFKHISELLIDKELKLLITKKQEDTNFKDPKLNALLDAARACTLSILRRLDKDGERKGRIIRFLSDVGLIGELNLEQAELTNANLNNVKLKGAKLGYAKLSNANLSLTDSRIIKRIKKALPTLSGCVDAEVLLYCADLQNADLSGRFLPSACFKSAILKNAILKNTDLSNADLSNADLRNTDLTNANLNGTDLTDADLTGAILPDGNKYELRQQLKQFGVGNY
- a CDS encoding GlsB/YeaQ/YmgE family stress response membrane protein — translated: MNILAWIVLGLIAGAIAKAIYPGHQGGGILGTILLGIIGAFVGGSLGVFFNTGTFTLAASTLSIPGIAVAVLGAIVAVFLWNALTSRSAL
- a CDS encoding low temperature requirement protein A, with the protein product MANFLQPPRLRIGEDTEEERRATWLELFYDLVFVVAISQLAHNLNEDISLSGLFGFVVLFIPVWWSWIGTTFYANRFDSDDVGHRLLIGLQMLTAAAMAINIHHGLDESSPGFAISYALGRAVLVIEYVRAGRHIPFARPLTTRYAIGFAIAALLWLISASVPIPWRFGFWTLGIVIDFATPLTGRKFQIGLLPHASHLPERFGLFTIIVLGEAIIAVVNGVSEQKWDVLTVISAVFGLIIAFSWWWVYFDNLGGKPIEMARTHGKVGVVNLWLYTHLPLVIGITAAGVGVEQILLSKPTLALPDSQRWLICGSVALCSLAVSILHRFGVIRYCKIRSQYRLAGAVLLLAIAFLGKGLLPVAVISLVAVVSAVQVVQDLYQSRPTTRLVDPEI